From the Choloepus didactylus isolate mChoDid1 chromosome 22, mChoDid1.pri, whole genome shotgun sequence genome, one window contains:
- the LOC119518671 gene encoding UBX domain-containing protein 2A-like, whose protein sequence is MKEVDNLESINEEWVCETCSDNQPLSDNQQTDCEYFVDSLFEEAQKTGAKCLSPTEEKKQVDVSITLWKNGFTVNDDFRSYSDGASQQFLNSIKKGELPLELQGIFDKEELDVKVEDKKNEICVSTKPVFQPFSGQGHRLGRVSHIKDFIEKYQGSQRSPPFSLATALPFLKLLDETLTLEEADLQNAVIIQRLQKAADPCRGLS, encoded by the exons atgaaagaagtaGACAATCTTGAAAGTATAAATGAAGAATGGGTTTGTGAAACATGTTCTGACAACCAACCTCTTAGTGACAACCAGCAAACAgattgtgaatattttgttgacaGCCTTTTTGAGGAAGCACAGAAGACTGGTGCCAAATGCTTGTCACCcactgaagaaaagaaacaggtaGATGTTAGTATCACATTATGGAAAAATGGGTTTACAGTCAATGATGATTTCAGAAGTTATTCTGATGGTGCGAGTCAACAGTTTCTGAACTCCATCAAAAAGGG GGAATTACCTTTAGAATTACAGGGAATTTTTGATAAAGAAGAGTTGGATGTTAAagttgaagataaaaaaaatgaaatatgtgtgTCAACGAAGCCTGTATTCCAGCCGTTCTCAGGCCAGGGTCACAGACTAGGAAGGGTAAGCCACATCAAAGACTTCATCGAAAAATACCAAGGATCTCAGAGAAGTCCTCCCTTTTCTCTGGCCACAGCTCTCCCTTTCCTCAAATTGCTAGATGAAACGCTCACACTGGAAGAAGCAGATTTACAGAACGCTGTCATCATTCAGAGACTCCAAAAAGCTGCTGACCCTTGTAGAGGACTTTCATAG